In Geothermobacter hydrogeniphilus, a single window of DNA contains:
- a CDS encoding glutamate--cysteine ligase — protein sequence MSTLIKPDLQQPLTDPGLLTDFLRRGARPPEEWGVGAETEKLVIETATGEAASWSRVGKLLEVLAAEGDWQRVHDNGQLIALLGEYSSVTLEPGGQIELSGRFCPDIHCCEGDFIAHISNIVRVAAPLGLTFLGLGVQPFTPLEKIDWLPKARYGIMGPYMERTGDMGQRMMKQSAGLQVNLDFKDEEDALFKLRLGQALAPLLYALFANSPLLDGRPSGFLSTRGEIWQRTDPDRCGLVPSLFEPGADLQTYTEYALDVPMYFIVRDGRYIDLTGERFSFRRFLAEGFSDATATLGDWDLHLSTLFPEARLRPQVEVRTADSLPQHLTLSVTALLKGLFYHRDAGEHLLKLMWGGDLERLQQSYRDSWRLGLKTRHGRHSLHDIAREALAAAREGLRQQQRLNHRGSDETCYLDDLEPLVASGETLADQLLARWSGDRTRDLALLKEHCAFHL from the coding sequence GGGTCGGCGCCGAAACCGAGAAACTGGTCATCGAAACGGCGACCGGTGAAGCCGCTTCCTGGTCCAGGGTCGGAAAGCTGCTGGAAGTCCTCGCCGCGGAGGGCGACTGGCAGCGGGTTCATGACAACGGCCAGCTGATCGCGCTGCTGGGGGAATATTCCTCCGTCACCCTGGAACCGGGCGGACAGATCGAACTTTCGGGTCGTTTCTGCCCCGACATCCACTGCTGTGAAGGCGACTTTATCGCCCACATCAGCAACATCGTCCGTGTCGCCGCACCGCTCGGCCTGACCTTTCTCGGTCTCGGCGTCCAGCCCTTCACGCCGCTGGAGAAGATCGACTGGCTGCCCAAGGCCCGCTACGGCATCATGGGCCCCTACATGGAACGCACCGGCGACATGGGCCAGCGGATGATGAAGCAGAGCGCCGGGCTGCAGGTCAACCTCGACTTCAAGGACGAGGAGGACGCGCTCTTCAAGCTGCGCCTCGGCCAGGCCCTCGCGCCGCTGCTCTACGCCCTGTTCGCCAACTCGCCGCTGCTTGACGGCAGACCGAGCGGCTTTCTCTCCACTCGCGGTGAAATCTGGCAACGCACCGACCCGGACCGCTGCGGCCTGGTCCCGAGCCTGTTCGAACCGGGTGCCGACCTGCAGACCTACACCGAATACGCCCTCGACGTGCCGATGTACTTCATCGTCCGCGACGGCCGCTACATCGACCTGACCGGCGAACGTTTCAGCTTCCGCCGTTTTCTGGCCGAAGGCTTCAGCGATGCGACGGCGACCCTCGGCGACTGGGACCTGCACCTCTCGACCCTGTTCCCCGAAGCGCGACTGCGACCGCAGGTCGAGGTCCGCACTGCCGACAGCCTGCCGCAGCACCTGACCCTCAGCGTCACTGCCCTGCTCAAGGGACTGTTCTACCACCGCGACGCGGGAGAACACCTGCTGAAGCTGATGTGGGGGGGCGATCTGGAACGCCTGCAGCAGAGTTATCGCGATTCCTGGCGCCTGGGACTGAAAACCCGCCACGGCCGCCATAGCCTGCATGACATCGCCCGGGAGGCGCTTGCCGCGGCACGCGAGGGACTGCGGCAGCAGCAGCGCCTCAACCATCGCGGCAGCGACGAAACCTGCTACCTCGACGACCTCGAACCGCTGGTTGCGAGCGGTGAAACCCTGGCCGACCAGCTGCTGGCCCGCTGGAGCGGTGACCGAACCAGGGATTTGGCGCTGCTCAAGGAACATTGCGCCTTCCACCTTTGA